One window of the Pelmatolapia mariae isolate MD_Pm_ZW linkage group LG15, Pm_UMD_F_2, whole genome shotgun sequence genome contains the following:
- the gja1b gene encoding gap junction alpha-1 protein has protein sequence MGDWSALGRLLDKVQAYSTAGGKVWLSVLFIFRILVLGTAVESAWGDEQSAFKCNTQQPGCENVCYDKSFPISHVRFWVLQIIFVSTPTLLYLAHVFYLNRKEQKLNKKEEDLKAVQNDGGDVDIPLKKIEMKKLKYGIEEHGKVKMKGALLRTYIVSIFFKSMFEVGFLVIQWYIYGFSLSAVYTCERNPCPHRVDCFLSRPTEKTVFIIFMLVVSLVSLLLNVIELFYVFFKRIKDRVKGKQQPTLYPSGGTLSPTPKELSTTKYAYYNGCSSPTAPLSPMSPPGYKLATGERGTGSCRNYNKQANEQNWANYSTEQNRLGQNGGGSTISNSHAQAFDFPDDTHEHKKLSSSAGHELQPLGLMDARPCSRASSRMSSRARPDDLDV, from the coding sequence ATGGGTGACTGGAGTGCTCTGGGTCGTCTGCTGGACAAAGTTCAGGCTTACTCTACTGCTGGTGGGAAGGTCTGGTTGTCGGTGCTCTTCATATTCAGGATCCTGGTGCTCGGTACTGCAGTCGAATCGGCCTGGGGAGATGAGCAGTCAGCCTTCAAGTGTAACACCCAGCAGCCTGGGTGTGAAAATGTCTGTTACGATAAATCCTTCCCCATTTCCCACGTTCGCTTCTGGGTTCTCCAGATTATTTTTGTGTCGACACCTACACTTCTCTACCTGGCTCATGTCTTCTATCTGAACAGGAAAGAGCAGAAACTCAAcaagaaagaagaggatctCAAGGCTGTGCAAAATGACGGAGGTGACGTCGACATACCTTTAAAGAAAATTGAGATGAAAAAGCTAAAGTATGGTATTGAGGAACATGGCAAAGTCAAGATGAAAGGAGCCCTCCTTAGAACCTATATAGTGAGCATTTTTTTCAAGTCTATGTTTGAAGTGGGCTTCCTGGTTATTCAGTGGTACATATATGGGTTCAGTCTGAGTGCAGTCTACACCTGTGAGAGGAACCCATGTCCACACCGAGTGGACTGTTTCTTGTCTCGTCCCACAGAGAAGACCGTattcattattttcatgttggtgGTCTCACTGGTGTCATTGCTGCTCAATGTCATTGAACTTTTCTATGTGTTCTTTAAGAGGATCAAAGATCGTGTAAAAGGCAAACAACAACCCACACTCTACCCCAGCGGAGGCACCTTAAGCCCTACCCCTAAAGAACTCTCTACTACAAAGTATGCCTACTATAATGGCTGCTCATCCCCAACTGCCCCACTCTCACCAATGTCCCCCCCTGGCTACAAGCTTGCCACAGGGGAGCGGGGAACTGGCTCGTGCCGTAATTATAATAAGCAGGCCAATGAGCAGAACTGGGCTAACTACTCTACAGAACAGAACCGTCTTGGACAGAATGGTGGAGGAAGCACTATTTCAAACTCCCACGCACAAGCCTTTGATTTCCCCGATGATACCCACGAGCATAAGAAACTGTCTTCCTCAGCAGGACATGAGCTGCAGCCGCTAGGGTTGATGGATGCCAGGCCTTGTAGCAGGGCCAGCAGCAGAATGAGCAGCCGAGCCAGGCCAGATGACCTGGATGTTTAA